In the Paenibacillus sp. FSL H7-0357 genome, one interval contains:
- a CDS encoding ABC transporter ATP-binding protein: MEYIAKLTGVSKKFRNGRGISGMDMALQQGDIYGLLGPNGAGKTTLLKMLTGLISPSVGNISLFGQDLEESLSAGMRSVGCMIESADFYDYITAAQYLKLNTNFYPELRSRRIDEVLEAVGLAAFAKEKIRNFSTGMKQKLAMASSILHYPELVIWDEPTNGLDIEGVVHFRALVKQLSVEEGITFLISSHMIHELEQLCNRVGILHQGVLVREGNVQELLTDNISLEEYYIAELQKGKEMMELGRLNSRA; the protein is encoded by the coding sequence ATGGAATATATAGCCAAGCTAACAGGAGTCAGCAAAAAATTCCGTAACGGTAGAGGCATTAGCGGCATGGATATGGCGCTGCAGCAGGGAGATATCTACGGTTTGCTTGGACCCAACGGTGCCGGCAAAACCACACTTTTGAAAATGCTGACCGGCTTGATTTCTCCGAGCGTCGGAAACATTTCATTGTTTGGGCAAGATCTGGAGGAATCCTTATCAGCAGGTATGCGGAGTGTGGGCTGTATGATCGAATCCGCCGATTTTTATGATTATATCACAGCAGCACAATACTTAAAGCTAAACACCAACTTCTATCCGGAACTCAGGTCCCGGCGGATTGATGAAGTTCTTGAAGCGGTGGGTCTTGCCGCTTTTGCCAAAGAGAAAATAAGAAACTTCTCTACCGGCATGAAGCAAAAGCTCGCAATGGCTTCTTCTATTCTGCATTATCCGGAGCTCGTGATCTGGGATGAACCGACAAACGGGCTGGATATTGAAGGCGTTGTTCATTTTCGTGCGCTCGTTAAGCAATTATCCGTTGAAGAAGGAATTACCTTCCTGATTTCCAGCCACATGATTCATGAACTGGAGCAGCTATGCAATAGAGTGGGTATTTTGCATCAAGGCGTTTTGGTTCGCGAAGGTAATGTGCAGGAGCTGCTGACGGACAATATATCCCTGGAGGAGTATTATATTGCCGAATTACAAAAAGGGAAGGAGATGATGGAGCTTGGACGGCTTAACAGCAGGGCTTAA
- a CDS encoding response regulator transcription factor — protein sequence MKRTILIVEDESSIAELQRDYLEMNGFETEIAVNGEQGLELGLSGKFELIILDVMLPKLNGFEVCKKIRDELDIPILMVTARREDIDIVRGLGLGADDYMTKPFKPGELVARVKAHLSRYDRLKGRGSSTSELEIRGLRLNPDARSAYVRDEEITLTTKEFDLLYFLALHPNHVFSKDQLFERLWGVDSLGDTQTVTVHIRKLREKIEENSANPLYIETLWGSGYRFRS from the coding sequence ATGAAACGAACGATACTGATTGTAGAAGATGAGTCTTCGATTGCCGAGCTTCAGCGGGATTACCTGGAGATGAACGGTTTTGAAACCGAAATCGCTGTTAATGGAGAACAAGGTCTTGAGCTTGGTCTTAGCGGCAAATTCGAATTAATTATACTGGATGTTATGCTGCCCAAGCTGAATGGCTTTGAGGTGTGCAAAAAAATCCGCGATGAACTGGACATTCCGATTCTTATGGTTACCGCCAGACGCGAGGATATTGACATTGTTCGCGGATTAGGCCTCGGTGCAGATGATTATATGACCAAACCCTTTAAACCCGGAGAACTGGTTGCCAGAGTAAAGGCCCATTTATCCCGGTATGACCGTTTGAAAGGGCGCGGCTCCTCTACAAGCGAATTGGAGATCAGAGGGCTTCGTCTGAATCCGGATGCCCGCAGCGCTTATGTCAGGGATGAGGAGATTACGCTGACGACCAAGGAATTTGATTTGCTATATTTTCTGGCGCTCCATCCCAATCATGTATTCAGCAAAGATCAGCTCTTTGAGCGCTTGTGGGGCGTAGACTCCCTGGGAGATACACAGACAGTGACTGTGCATATCCGCAAGCTGCGCGAAAAAATCGAAGAGAATTCGGCCAATCCGCTCTACATTGAGACGCTTTGGGGTTCCGGCTATCGTTTCCGTTCCTGA
- a CDS encoding COG4705 family protein — protein sequence MNTIHPPGQEERQLWNKVPQVTIFFWIIKIMATTVGETAADFLNFNLNWGLTITTLAISGLLLISLYFQMDAKKYVPSLYWITVVLISVVGTLITDNLVDNLGVPLESATLCFSIALLITFVAWYASEKTLSIHSITTAKREAFYWLAILFTFALGTAAGDLVAESMNLGYGVSAVIFAIIIGAVTFAHFRLKLNAVAAFWIAYILTRPLGASLGDYLSQPRSEGGLELGTTGTSLIFIVIIFGLILYLTKSKKDQIAA from the coding sequence ATGAATACAATTCATCCGCCCGGGCAGGAAGAACGCCAGCTATGGAATAAGGTTCCACAAGTTACGATTTTCTTCTGGATTATTAAAATTATGGCCACCACTGTAGGTGAGACCGCAGCAGACTTTCTTAATTTCAATCTGAATTGGGGCCTGACCATCACAACGCTTGCGATCAGTGGTTTGCTCCTAATCTCCCTATACTTCCAGATGGACGCCAAAAAATACGTACCGTCATTGTATTGGATCACCGTTGTGCTGATAAGTGTGGTTGGTACACTGATCACCGATAATCTTGTAGACAATCTTGGAGTTCCGCTGGAATCAGCTACGCTTTGTTTCTCTATAGCTTTATTGATAACTTTTGTAGCTTGGTACGCCAGTGAGAAAACCTTGTCGATCCATTCCATTACCACTGCTAAGCGGGAAGCCTTCTACTGGCTGGCGATTCTTTTTACCTTCGCCTTGGGTACGGCTGCTGGTGATCTTGTCGCAGAGAGTATGAACTTGGGATATGGGGTCTCAGCGGTAATCTTCGCAATAATCATTGGTGCTGTTACCTTCGCGCACTTCCGTTTGAAGCTGAATGCTGTGGCTGCATTCTGGATCGCTTATATATTAACCCGTCCTTTGGGAGCCTCGCTCGGAGATTATTTATCGCAACCCCGCAGTGAAGGTGGACTTGAATTAGGTACGACCGGTACCAGCTTAATTTTTATTGTGATTATTTTCGGATTGATCCTGTATTTAACCAAGTCCAAGAAGGATCAGATTGCGGCTTAA
- a CDS encoding ABC transporter permease, producing the protein MDGLTAGLKNEIQLMIYRKKTIFFFLVSALLPVLLIILLHTLQPILGLAAISPSYPVQMLEIYTVFLIPLFMFLEIADCFPQEISSRTLKLALLRPITRLGAYTAKFLALGVAIGVLLMLLGIVSTLCNLFFGTPGAGSINLFGVGKAYAAAFLSMWSMAALFVFIAQFFRSASGFLIFSILFYTGAKAVPYLINGFSSFSITAYTDWYSLWLSHSIASGRLVTSSLFLLSSLVMFLMLGYIFFERKEV; encoded by the coding sequence TTGGACGGCTTAACAGCAGGGCTTAAAAATGAAATACAGCTCATGATCTACCGCAAAAAAACAATTTTCTTCTTTTTGGTTTCCGCGTTGCTTCCTGTTCTGCTGATTATATTACTCCATACGCTTCAACCCATTCTAGGACTTGCTGCCATCAGCCCTTCTTATCCGGTTCAAATGCTGGAAATCTATACTGTATTCTTGATTCCCTTGTTTATGTTTCTAGAGATTGCCGATTGTTTTCCGCAGGAAATATCATCGCGCACCCTGAAGCTGGCGCTGCTGAGGCCGATCACAAGATTGGGGGCTTACACGGCAAAATTTCTGGCTCTCGGAGTGGCCATCGGCGTGTTGCTCATGCTTCTGGGTATCGTGAGCACGCTGTGCAATCTATTCTTCGGGACACCAGGGGCGGGAAGCATTAATCTCTTCGGTGTAGGGAAAGCCTACGCCGCAGCCTTCCTGTCCATGTGGTCTATGGCCGCCCTATTCGTATTCATCGCTCAATTTTTCCGCAGCGCCTCCGGGTTTCTGATATTTTCCATACTATTCTATACCGGAGCTAAGGCAGTTCCTTACCTTATAAACGGATTTTCTTCTTTCTCCATTACTGCCTATACAGATTGGTATTCGTTATGGTTAAGCCACAGCATCGCCAGCGGCAGGCTCGTTACATCTTCTTTATTCCTCTTGTCCAGTTTGGTTATGTTTCTAATGTTAGGCTATATCTTCTTTGAACGTAAGGAGGTCTAG